ATCGAGAACGCACCGGAAGGTTTAACTGTAACGACTCACGTATGTCGTGGTAACTACCGTTCTCACTGGGCTGCAAGTGGCGGTTACGCTCCAGTTGCTAAAGTTTTATTTGGTCGTGAAAATGTTGATGCCTACTACCTAGAGTTTGATACTGACCGCGCAGGTGATTTTTCTCCACTTGCTGAAGTAACGGGTGATAAAAAAGTCGTTCTCGGATTGGTTTCTTCTAAAATTCCAGAGCTAGAAGATGCAGCGACGATTGTGGCTCGTATTAAAGAAGCCTCTCAATACGTTCCTTTAGAACGTCTTTACTTAAGTACTCAGTGTGGTTTTGCTTCTACTGAAGAAGGTAATGCTCTGACTGAAGAAGAACAGTGGGCGAAAATCAAACTGGTTCAAGAAGTAGCGAAACAAGTTTGGGAATAAGTTAAATATATCAAATAGATATAATTTTTCTTTTAAAAAGCAGTATCTCGTTGAGATACTGCTTTTTGTTGTAGCTTACTTAAATCATTCACGCATAGACAGAAAAAGAGAGCCGAGACTCTCTTAGGAATTAGCCATGAATGGTTAAGAATTTGTGCACCGTGTTCTTCATTTGCTGTTTTTCTTGATCAGCAATGAAGCTTGCTTCAATCGCATTAAGCGTAAATTGTGCTAGCTCTTCATGGCTCATTGGATGCGCATCTGCAACGGCATTGAAGTTGTCGGTCATGTAGCCACCAAAGTAGGCGGGGTCATCGGAGTTGATGGTGACGCACAATCCTTGACGCAGTAGTTCCACGATGTTGTGTTCTTCCATCTCTTCAAACACTTTTAACTTGAGATTTGACAGTGGGCAAACGGTGAGTGGCATGCGCGTTTCAGCCAATTCAGTGACTAATGCTTTATCTTCAACACAGCGAACCCCATGATCGACACGGTGGACACCGAGAATATCGATGGCATTACGAATATTCATTGCTGGGCCTTCTTCACCTGCGTGGGCAACGGCTAAAAATCCGGCCTCATGAGCTTGGCGGAAAACTTCAGTAAATTTTTCTGGTGGATGACCTTGTTCAGAAGAGTCGAGACCCACACCAATGATTTTGTCTTTGTATGGTAATGCTTGTTCAAGTGTTTTGATGGCGTCTTCTTCGCTGAGATGGCGTAAGAAACACATGATGATCTGGCTAGAGATCCCCAGTTCCTTTTTGCCTTGGTCTAGCGCTTTACTGATTCCTTCAATCACGGTTTCAAAAGCCACACCACGCGCAGTATGCGTTTGTGGATCAAAGAAGATTTCTGTATGAATAACATTGTCTTCTTTACAGCGCAGTAAATAAGCCCAAGTCAGATCGTAAAAGTCTTGCTCATGGAGAAGTACGTTTGCACCTTGATAATAGATATCTAGGAAGTCTTGTAAGTTAGTAAACTGATAGGCATCGCGCACTTCCTGTGGTGAAGTGAAGGGTATGTCTACCTGGTTACGCTGAGCCAGTTCAAACATCAATTCAGGCTCTAGTGAACCTTCGATATGTAGATGCAGTTCTACCTTAGGTAGTTGCTGAATAAAGCGGTGCATGCAATCCCCTTGTTTTTCATCAAAGCAGGTGTAGTGATTAAAGTGCTAAATAATATATACCCAAGTAACCTCAAGATGCTGTTTCAGCGAGAATGTATTCGCTCTTAGGCAAGGCACTGATTTGAAGACATAGTCATTCTACGTTGAAAATCAGTAACACAGCCTAGGAGCGAATAAAACTCGCCCTTTGGGAGCTCATCAACAAACCTATTTCTACGCCCAATCACGTTAAAAGGGAATGACCATTCCTGCCGTGATTGAGCTTGACCTAGGCTCGTTGATGAAGCTCTGAATCCTGCATCTTGAGGTCATTTGGGTATAACTATAAGCACAAAATATGCCATATGACGGATATAGGAAAAAGGCTAGCACTTAGGTGCTAGCCTTCCATCAATAGCATGTTTTAAAAGATAATTTTAAAACTCTGGCCTGATTAGTTGTTGCTGTGTAGCGCGCTGTTTAGTTCAACTGCTGATTAGTTGTTGCTGTGTAGCGCGCTGTTTAGTTCAACTGCTGATTTGTTTGCTAGGCACTCAACTTGACCAGTTTGTGAATTACGGCGGAATAGTAGATCAGAAACCCCTGCTAGGTCACGTGCTTTTACAATTTCTACTTCTTTTCCTTCTTTATCTAGCATGCGTACTTTTGTACCCGCTGTTACATAAAGACCTGATTCAACAGTACAACGGTCACCTAGAGGGAAACCAAGACCTGCGTTTGCGCCAAGCAGTGAGTTTTCGCCGATAGATACAACGACTTTACCGCCACCAGATAGCGTACCCATGATAGATGCGCCGCCGCCGATGTCTGAACCATTGCCGACCATAACACCAGCAGAGATACGACCTTCAACCATGCTTACACCTGTTGTACCTGCATTGAAGTTAATGAAACCTTCGTGCATAACGGTTGTGCCTTCGCCCACGTGAGCACCCAAACGTACACGAGACGTGTCAGCAATACGAGTACCCGTTGGTACCACGTAATCAACCATTTTAGGGAATTTATCAACACAATCGACAGACAGTGCACGGCCTGCTAGACGAGCTTCGATTTGACGGTCTGCCAATTCAGGTAGATCGATTGGACCTTCGTTAGTCCATGCAATGTTGTGTAGAAGACCGAAGATGCCATCAAGCACAGTACCGTGAGGTTGTACTAGGCGGTGTGAGATAAGTTGAAGTTTTAGGAAACCTTCAGCAACGCTTGTTGGCTGTTCATCCGTCGCCAAAATAACGAGTACAAGAGGTTGAGATGAAGCAGCTGCTTTTTCTGCAAATGTTGCGCTTGCTGCCTGATCGTTTGCTGCAAATACTGCTGCGATAGCCGATGCTTGTTCTGCCGCTACTTCAACCGCTTGATTACCTTCAGCATAATCGGTTGCTGCTGTTAGTTCTGCAACCAGTTTGTCGCTTGGATTTAGGATTGGCGTTGGGAAAAATGCTTCAATGATTTTTCCATCACGGTTTTTTGTTGCGCTACCAAAGCCAATTGCAAAGTGAGCCATAAGGAGTCTCCATTTATTTAATTTGTTATTCCAGCACTCGTGGGTTGAGCCGAGCCACGGTGATTTGATTTGTTGAGAGCCATCTTAAAGAGAGTTTTCCGCAGAAGAAAGGGCAAAAGTGTAAGACGTCGGTTAGACGATACCCTTTGTCTTTTTATCGATATGTATCTTTAGGCGGAAGTTGGCTGTTTTAAATGAAAAAACCGCTGCGATGGCAACGGTTAGGTATTAATGTCTCAGTGATTTGAGACTGATGATATAGCGAAAGAAAAAAGAGAGGTTACGCTGCGTCGTCTACCGCTGGTTTTTCTTCTTTTACTGCTTTTGGTTTTTTCGGCGTTGGTTTACGTTTTGCACCGAGAGCATAAAGCACGTCTTCTTTATTTTGCGCAAGGAACATGGCCAGTTCTTCTTGCTTGTCTTCCTGCTCTATTAATTCACTTTTACCTAGCAACTCAAAAAGCTCATCCGCCATATCCAGCATTTTGTCATAAGCGTCAGCTTCGGCTTTTGAGGTAAAGGTCATTTTCTCTTCTCCGTTGCGTTCCACCACGTACTTAACGATGACAGCCATGGTTAATCCTCTATTAGTTTGCTCATAAAATTACTGTCTATTTATACAGCAGGTTTACTAATAAGTCTAGTGACTGTTGGTAAAGTGAGATAACACGCAGGCAGGCGTTGCACTATTCACTATCCCATTGATGACAAAAGTGAATAAAGTGTTTCAATAATGGGCTTTGGTATTTTTCTTTATGAACTAGAATCCAAAAGCGACGCTTCATATCTAAAGGAATATTTAAAATGTGAACTCGGCGGTCCGCCACGGCAGCGTGAGCAGCAAGGCGTGACAAACAGGCAAAGCCCAAATTTGCCGAGACACTATTAATGATC
This DNA window, taken from Vibrio nitrifigilis, encodes the following:
- a CDS encoding adenosine deaminase, producing MHRFIQQLPKVELHLHIEGSLEPELMFELAQRNQVDIPFTSPQEVRDAYQFTNLQDFLDIYYQGANVLLHEQDFYDLTWAYLLRCKEDNVIHTEIFFDPQTHTARGVAFETVIEGISKALDQGKKELGISSQIIMCFLRHLSEEDAIKTLEQALPYKDKIIGVGLDSSEQGHPPEKFTEVFRQAHEAGFLAVAHAGEEGPAMNIRNAIDILGVHRVDHGVRCVEDKALVTELAETRMPLTVCPLSNLKLKVFEEMEEHNIVELLRQGLCVTINSDDPAYFGGYMTDNFNAVADAHPMSHEELAQFTLNAIEASFIADQEKQQMKNTVHKFLTIHG
- the dapD gene encoding 2,3,4,5-tetrahydropyridine-2,6-dicarboxylate N-succinyltransferase yields the protein MAHFAIGFGSATKNRDGKIIEAFFPTPILNPSDKLVAELTAATDYAEGNQAVEVAAEQASAIAAVFAANDQAASATFAEKAAASSQPLVLVILATDEQPTSVAEGFLKLQLISHRLVQPHGTVLDGIFGLLHNIAWTNEGPIDLPELADRQIEARLAGRALSVDCVDKFPKMVDYVVPTGTRIADTSRVRLGAHVGEGTTVMHEGFINFNAGTTGVSMVEGRISAGVMVGNGSDIGGGASIMGTLSGGGKVVVSIGENSLLGANAGLGFPLGDRCTVESGLYVTAGTKVRMLDKEGKEVEIVKARDLAGVSDLLFRRNSQTGQVECLANKSAVELNSALHSNN
- a CDS encoding YebG family protein, whose translation is MAVIVKYVVERNGEEKMTFTSKAEADAYDKMLDMADELFELLGKSELIEQEDKQEELAMFLAQNKEDVLYALGAKRKPTPKKPKAVKEEKPAVDDAA